One region of Armigeres subalbatus isolate Guangzhou_Male chromosome 3, GZ_Asu_2, whole genome shotgun sequence genomic DNA includes:
- the LOC134221394 gene encoding uncharacterized protein LOC134221394 translates to MDFSILHLAVVLAFATLVYLYRWLTRNNDYFHDKPIPSMAVELFFGSSRPLVLKKVTFSDFIQSIYNKYSGVKVFGMFETITPFFVIRDPELIKQIGIKDFDHFVDHRPTFGLYDEESAEHPNALFRKTLFSMTGQRWKEMRATLSPAFTGSKMRLMFSLMGECFDEMIDHHSNKAQSTGRIAVEVKDMISRLSVNIIASCAFGIKVNCYQHQQHEFLQHGRRIVDFGRPIAIAKMMTMRIVPKLSSRLGVDIVDKEQGEYFTKVFQDTIKARGSHGIVRNDMVDLLLQARKGTLKHQEEKHDEEGFATVQESDLGKVEVTKRITDPEMIAQCLVFFLGGFDTVSSCATFMAYELVRNPDIQQKLYDEVREMNKELNGKSLTYDALQKMKYMDMVVSETLRIWPLAPAVDRLCTKDYTVDDGQGLRFTIDKGTCVWFPAAGLHFDPQYFPNPEKFDPERFSDENKNNINLGAYLPFGIGPRNCIGSRFALMEVKAVMYYILLKFSIVRGAKTQIPIDVRKGFTNVGPVNGMHVELQLRPSRMDISFVHLAGVLALVTLVYLYRWLTRNNDYFHDKPIPSMAVKPFFGASGPLLLRKVTFTDFIQSIYNKYPGVKVFGMFETITPFFVIRDPELIKQIGIKDFDHFVDHRPTFGSFDAESAEHPNALFRKTLFSMTGQRWKEMRATLSPAFTGSKMRLMFSLMAECFDGMIDHYSIKAKNTGRIEVEVKDMMCRVSANIIAICAFGIKVDCFKEQQHEFLYHGSKMMNSARPAVIVRMMAMRIFPKLSSRLGLDLIDPEQAEYFTKVFHETIKARGSQGIVRHDMIDLLLQARKGTLKQQEENDDEEGFATVQESDLGKVEVTKRITDSEMVAQCLVFFLGGFDAVSTCAMLMAYELVRHPDIQQKLFNEIERTNKDLNGKSLTYDALQKMKYMDMVVSETLRMWPSRAKLPATDRLCTKDYTVDDGQGLRFTIDKGTCVWFPAAGLHHDPQYFPDPDKFDPERFSDENKNKINLGAYLPFGIGPRNCIGSRFALMEVKAVMYYILLKFSIVRGAKTQIPIQMRKGFTNLGPANGMHVELQLR, encoded by the exons ATGGATTTCAGTATCTTGCACCTGGCCGTGGTGCTGGCCTTCGCCACACTCGTCTATCTGTATCGGTGGTTAACGCGGAACAATGACTACTTCCACGATAAACCGATTCCTTCGATGGCCGTTGAGCTGTTCTTTGGATCTTCCAGGCCGCTGGTGCTGAAGAAGGTCACATTTTCGGACTTCATCCAATCGATTTACAACAAATATTCCGGAGTGAA AGTTTTCGGAATGTTCGAAACGATCACACCGTTCTTCGTGATTCGCGACCCGGAGTTGATCAAGCAAATCGGTATCAAGGACTTCGATCACTTTGTAGACCATCGTCCCACGTTCGGTTTGTACGACGAAGAGAGTGCCGAACATCCGAATGCCCTGTTCCGGAAGACCTTGTTCTCGATGACCGGACAGCGGTGGAAAGAAATGCGAGCTACGCTAAGTCCGGCCTTCACCGGGAGCAAGATGCGGTTGATGTTCTCGCTGATGGGCGAATGCTTCGACGAAATGATTGACCATCACTCCAATAAGGCACAAAGCACAGGTCGGATAGCGGTCGAAGTCAAGGACATGATAAGTCGCCTGAGCGTCAACATTATTGCGTCGTGTGCCTTCGGAATCAAAGTGAATTGTTACCAACACCAACAACATGAGTTTTTGCAGCACGGTCGAAGAATCGTAGATTTCGGAAGACCAATTGCGATCGCAAAGATGATGACCATGCGCATCGTTCCGAAGCTATCCTCACGACTTGGAGTTGATATAGTCGACAAAGAACAGGGTGAATATTTCACCAAAGTGTTCCAGGACACAATCAAAGCTCGCGGAAGTCACGGCATTGTTCGCAACGACATGGTCGACCTGTTGCTACAGGCCCGCAAGGGCACGCTGAAGCATCAAGAAGAGAAACACGATGAAGAGGGATTTGCCACCGTTCAGGAATCCGACTTAGGCAAGGTGGAAGTGACGAAGCGCATAACAGATCCGGAGATGATCGCCCAATGTTTGGTGTTTTTCCTCGGAGGATTCGATACGGTGTCGAGCTGTGCCACGTTTATGGCATACGAATTGGTTCGTAATCCGGATATACAGCAAAAGTTATACGACGAGGTACGAGAGATGAATAAGGAGCTCAACGGAAAATCACTAACGTACGACGCACTTCAGAAGATGAAATACATGGACATGGTGGTGTCGGAAACTCTGAGAATATGGCCTTTGGCACCAGCGGTGGATCGTTTGTGCACAAAGGACTATACGGTGGACGATGGTCAGGGTCTGCGGTTCACGATCGATAAGGGAACGTGTGTTTGGTTCCCTGCTGCCGGGCTGCACTTTGATCCGCAGTACTTCCCCAATCCGGAAAAGTTCGATCCGGAGCGATTCAGTGACGAGAACAAGAATAACATCAACCTGGGAGCGTATCTTCCATTCGGGATCGGTCCACGAAACTGTATTGGGTCGCGATTCGCTCTGATGGAGGTGAAGGCTGTAATGTATTACATATTGCTTAAGTTTTCGATCGTCAGAGGAGCAAAGACCCAAATACCGATTGACGTTCGAAAGGGTTTCACCAATGTGGGTCCGGTGAATGGAATGCATGTGGAGCTGCAACTGAGA CCAAGCAGAATGGACATCAGTTTCGTGCACTTGGCAGGGGTGCTGGCCCTCGTCACACTTGTTTATCTGTATCGATGGCTAACGCGCAACAATGACTACTTCCACGATAAACCAATTCCTTCGATGGCAGTCAAGCCGTTCTTCGGAGCTTCTGGTCCTCTGTTACTGAGAAAGGTCACATTTACGGATTTCATTCAATCGATTTACAACAAATATCCCGGAGTGAA agtGTTCGGGATGTTCGAAACAATCACTCCGTTCTTCGTTATCCGCGACCCGGAGTTGATCAAACAAATCGGTATCAAGGACTTCGATCACTTCGTAGACCATCGTCCCACGTTCGGTTCGTTCGACGCAGAAAGTGCTGAACATCCGAATGCTCTGTTCCGGAAGACCTTGTTCTCGATGACCGGACAACGGTGGAAGGAAATGCGAGCGACGCTGAGTCCGGCCTTCACCGGGAGCAAGATGCGGTTGATGTTCTCACTTATGGCCGAATGCTTCGATGGAATGATTGATCATTACTCTATTAAGGCGAAAAACACAGGGCGGATAGAGGTCGAAGTCAAGGACATGATGTGTCGAGTGAGCGCCAACATCATTGCAATATGCGCCTTTGGGATTAAGGTGGATTGCTTCAAGGAACAACAACATGAGTTTTTGTACCACGGTAGTAAAATGATGAATTCCGCAAGACCAGCTGTGATCGTTAGAATGATGGCCATGCGCATCTTCCCGAAACTGTCCTCACGGCTTGGACTCGATCTGATCGATCCGGAACAGGCTGAATATTTCACCAAAGTGTTTCACGAGACAATCAAAGCTCGCGGAAGTCAAGGAATTGTTCGTCACGACATGATCGACCTTCTGCTACAGGCTCGCAAGGGCACGCTGAAACAACAGGAAGAGAACGACGATGAAGAGGGATTCGCCACAGTTCAGGAGTCAGACTTGGGCAAGGTTGAGGTGACTAAACGCATAACAGATTCGGAGATGGTCGCGCAATGTTTGGTGTTTTTCCTCGGTGGATTTGATGCGGTGTCGACCTGCGCCATGCTCATGGCATACGAATTGGTCCGCCATCCGGATATACAGCAAAAGTTGTTCAATGAGATAGAAAGGACGAACAAGGATCTCAATGGGAAATCACTAACGTACGACGCACTTCAGAAGATGAAATACATGGACATGGTGGTGTCGGAAACTCTTAGAATGTGGccttcccgagcaaa GTTGCCAGCTACGGATCGTTTGTGCACAAAGGACTATACGGTGGACGATGGGCAGGGATTGAGATTCACGATCGATAAGGGAACGTGCGTTTGGTTTCCAGCTGCTGGGCTGCACCACGATCCGCAGTATTTCCCTGATCCGGACAAGTTCGATCCGGAGCGGTTCAGTGAcgagaacaaaaacaaaatcaacCTGGGAGCGTATCTGCCATTCGGAATTGGTCCAAGAAACTGCATCGGGTCGCGATTTGCCCTGATGGAGGTCAAAGCTGTGATGTATTACATTCTGCTTAAGTTTTCGATCGTCAGAGGTGCAAAGACCCAAATTCCTATTCAGATGCGAAAGGGGTTCACCAATTTGGGTCCGGCGAATGGGATGCATGTGGAGCTGCAGCTGAGATGA